The following are from one region of the Methanoculleus caldifontis genome:
- a CDS encoding TIM barrel protein yields MAGYNLGCTVRLDDPGTLALLSKLHDSGAIHHIQIQAVPLPRPLFRQHLEEVAATGIPTVIHAPHHGHGVNPCAPQAYDDRPLPEIEAYIEEAICQTFEAADTLGAETIVLHAGRYEPGGRSEAAERFTGFLDRHNDPRFTLENLPSVYAGYPLLGNTAGELTALAERKITRFCLDFPHLACTANHRGLSFAEELERFEGINVTYHHLSNLRRGSITDEHIELDHPDGGLDLAAVFSRLRRHATVPTALEYKQDSPEVYARQVRVFAGLWEGPHRG; encoded by the coding sequence ATGGCTGGCTACAACCTCGGCTGCACCGTGCGGCTCGACGATCCCGGGACGCTTGCTCTGCTATCGAAACTCCATGATAGCGGCGCAATCCACCATATCCAGATCCAGGCCGTCCCCCTGCCCCGGCCGCTCTTCCGGCAGCACCTTGAGGAGGTCGCCGCGACCGGCATCCCCACCGTCATCCACGCGCCCCACCACGGCCACGGCGTCAACCCCTGCGCTCCGCAGGCTTACGACGACCGGCCGCTCCCCGAGATCGAGGCATACATAGAGGAGGCGATCTGCCAGACCTTTGAGGCCGCCGATACACTCGGTGCGGAGACGATCGTCCTCCACGCGGGGAGGTACGAGCCCGGAGGTCGGTCGGAGGCAGCGGAGAGGTTCACCGGGTTCCTCGACCGCCACAACGATCCCCGGTTCACCCTCGAAAACCTCCCTTCGGTCTACGCCGGCTACCCTCTTCTCGGCAACACCGCCGGAGAACTCACGGCTCTCGCGGAGAGAAAGATCACCCGGTTCTGCCTCGACTTCCCCCACCTCGCCTGCACCGCAAACCATCGCGGCCTCTCGTTCGCGGAGGAACTGGAGCGGTTCGAGGGTATCAACGTGACCTACCACCACCTCTCGAACCTTCGGCGCGGCTCGATCACCGACGAGCACATCGAGCTCGACCACCCCGACGGCGGCCTCGACCTTGCGGCGGTCTTCTCCCGGCTCCGGCGGCATGCGACCGTCCCGACGGCACTCGAGTACAAGCAGGACTCTCCGGAGGTCTACGCCCGGCAGGTCCGGGTCTTTGCCGGCCTCTGGGAAGGTCCGCACCGGGGGTGA
- a CDS encoding DUF1614 domain-containing protein translates to MDRVVFNPFSPLMLLLLLGMLGLFLLAVIVFPILFLTAIGATFARLGFSWWQALLILVLTLVGSFVNIPVKTLTCSPCTPAPDRYVSMYGRLYRIPQPAQRTVLAINVGGALIPVMISLYLIYESVMLSGGYLLVALVLIGVAVVTVVTKIVARPVPGLGIATPFFIPPLAALFAALVLSLFAGGVPAAAVIIAYVSGTLGTLIGADLLNLRHIASLGAPMASIGGAGTFDGIFLTGIIAALLA, encoded by the coding sequence ATGGACCGGGTCGTCTTCAACCCCTTCTCCCCTCTGATGCTCCTTCTCCTCCTCGGGATGCTCGGCCTTTTCCTCCTCGCCGTCATCGTCTTCCCGATCCTCTTTCTGACGGCGATCGGGGCGACGTTCGCGAGGCTCGGCTTCTCCTGGTGGCAGGCGCTCCTCATCCTCGTCCTGACGCTGGTGGGGAGTTTCGTCAACATACCGGTGAAGACACTCACATGCAGTCCGTGCACACCGGCCCCTGACCGCTACGTCTCCATGTACGGGCGACTCTACCGCATCCCGCAGCCGGCGCAACGGACGGTCCTCGCGATCAACGTCGGCGGAGCTCTCATCCCGGTCATGATATCGCTCTACCTGATCTACGAATCGGTCATGCTCAGCGGAGGTTACCTCCTCGTGGCGCTCGTCCTCATCGGGGTCGCGGTCGTGACCGTCGTGACGAAGATCGTCGCCCGCCCGGTGCCGGGCCTCGGGATCGCGACGCCGTTCTTCATTCCGCCGCTCGCGGCGCTCTTTGCGGCGCTGGTCCTCTCGCTCTTTGCAGGCGGCGTCCCGGCTGCGGCGGTGATCATCGCCTACGTCAGCGGGACGCTCGGCACCCTGATCGGAGCGGACCTCTTGAACCTCCGCCATATCGCGAGTCTCGGTGCGCCGATGGCGAGCATCGGAGGCGCCGGAACGTTCGACGGCATCTTCCTGACCGGGATCATCGCGGCGCTGCTTGCATGA
- a CDS encoding nucleotidyltransferase domain-containing protein, whose product MNRFVRHALERLKNLEGFEKVRFIILYGSVAEGRARIGSDLDLCIYYDGDREEAARFRFAALSELADDRYDIQIYSLLPLYVRTEVLRGEVIYCPDERFLYDVAYQTIREFDDFKHRLYDYIGKEAMV is encoded by the coding sequence ATGAATCGTTTTGTCCGGCATGCGCTTGAGCGGCTCAAGAACCTCGAGGGGTTCGAGAAGGTCCGCTTCATCATTCTCTACGGCTCCGTTGCCGAAGGGCGGGCGAGGATAGGGTCCGATCTCGATCTCTGCATCTACTACGACGGGGATCGCGAGGAGGCAGCCCGGTTCCGGTTTGCGGCGCTCTCCGAACTCGCCGACGACCGCTACGACATCCAGATCTACTCTCTCCTGCCGCTCTATGTCCGGACGGAAGTCCTCCGCGGAGAGGTAATTTACTGTCCCGACGAGCGGTTCCTCTACGACGTCGCATATCAGACAATCAGGGAATTCGACGATTTTAAACACCGATTATACGACTACATCGGCAAGGAGGCGATGGTGTGA
- the hepT gene encoding type VII toxin-antitoxin system HepT family RNase toxin, whose translation MTRKVRDAAIRIKLQEMTESIDIVKEHLPNSVDSFRQLGIVKDGIYKRAEYAIENVFDICAILNADLHLGVPGTDENILENLVQHGVLAPATRQNLKAMKGFRNIVVHRYGAIDDALVFSILEEHIGDFALFRQEVEHFLQSMNGE comes from the coding sequence GTGACGCGCAAGGTCCGGGATGCGGCGATCCGTATCAAGCTCCAGGAGATGACCGAGAGTATCGATATAGTCAAAGAGCACCTCCCGAATTCGGTCGATTCGTTCAGGCAGCTCGGCATCGTAAAAGACGGCATATACAAACGCGCCGAATACGCCATCGAGAACGTCTTCGACATATGCGCTATCTTAAACGCTGACCTCCACCTCGGCGTCCCCGGTACCGATGAGAACATCCTCGAGAACCTCGTGCAGCACGGGGTGCTCGCCCCCGCGACGCGGCAGAACTTAAAAGCGATGAAGGGGTTTCGGAACATTGTCGTGCACCGCTACGGGGCAATCGACGATGCGCTTGTCTTCTCAATCCTGGAGGAGCATATAGGCGACTTTGCTCTCTTCAGACAGGAAGTAGAACATTTTCTGCAGTCGATGAACGGAGAGTGA
- a CDS encoding thymidylate synthase — protein sequence MRIIRAPTLARAHELAVRTVLEKGWVLETENDEATIECEELAFEVESPESEPMVSPASRFQQRFLDAYAENLLHGSDAKFEYDYHRRLFDWGERISAEGEDVHVDQIAYIARKIAAAPNTRRAVAVTWNPVVDEELDDCPCLQLVQCVLRDGKLQMKVVFRSNDILSAAGANMYALVRLQKAIADRIGVPCGRYTHIALVPHVYYRRDLNDIEPFCKKGAEIQPVAEVCRACGKCPRATRA from the coding sequence ATGCGGATCATTCGGGCCCCCACGCTCGCACGGGCACACGAACTGGCGGTCAGGACCGTCCTCGAGAAAGGATGGGTACTGGAGACCGAGAACGACGAGGCGACGATCGAGTGCGAGGAACTCGCGTTCGAGGTGGAGTCGCCGGAGAGCGAGCCGATGGTAAGCCCCGCCTCCCGGTTCCAGCAGAGGTTCCTCGATGCCTACGCCGAGAACCTCCTTCACGGCTCCGACGCGAAGTTCGAGTACGACTACCACCGGCGGCTCTTCGATTGGGGCGAGCGGATCAGTGCAGAGGGTGAAGACGTCCACGTCGACCAGATCGCCTACATCGCCCGGAAGATCGCCGCAGCCCCGAATACCCGGCGGGCCGTCGCGGTCACCTGGAACCCGGTCGTCGACGAGGAACTCGACGACTGCCCCTGCCTGCAACTCGTCCAGTGCGTCCTCCGGGACGGAAAACTCCAGATGAAGGTTGTGTTCCGGAGCAACGACATCCTCTCCGCCGCCGGAGCAAACATGTATGCGCTCGTACGCCTTCAGAAGGCGATCGCCGACCGGATCGGCGTGCCCTGCGGGCGCTACACGCACATCGCGCTCGTGCCCCACGTTTACTACAGGCGGGATCTCAACGATATCGAGCCGTTCTGCAAAAAGGGTGCCGAAATACAGCCCGTTGCCGAAGTCTGCCGGGCCTGCGGGAAGTGCCCGAGGGCGACGCGGGCATGA